From Pan troglodytes isolate AG18354 chromosome 11, NHGRI_mPanTro3-v2.0_pri, whole genome shotgun sequence, the proteins below share one genomic window:
- the CARD19 gene encoding caspase recruitment domain-containing protein 19 isoform X3: MTDQTYCDRLVQDTPFLTGHGRLSEQQVDRIILQLNRYYPQILTNKEAEKVLRRTHELPGWPGPCCGTGPAPVLLSARPQGPARDPARPRFLACHHRQTCQPLPAGLPGR; the protein is encoded by the exons ATGACAG ATCAGACCTATTGTGACCGCCTGGTGCAGGACACGCCTTTCCTGACAGGCCACGGGCGCTTGAGTGAGCAGCAGGTGGACAGGATCATCCTCCAGCTGAACCGTTACTACCCACAGATCCTTACCAACAAGGAGGCGGAAAAGGTGCTGAGGAG GACCCATGAGCTTCCTGGCTGGCCTGGGCCTTGCTGTGGGACTGGCCCTGCTCCTGTACTGCTATCCGCCAG ACCCCAAGGGCCTGCCAGGGACCCGGCGCGTCCTCGGTTTCTCGCCTGTCATCATCGACAGACATGTCAGCCGCTACCTGCTGGCCTTCCTGGCAGATGA
- the CARD19 gene encoding caspase recruitment domain-containing protein 19 isoform X2 has translation MTDQTYCDRLVQDTPFLTGHGRLSEQQVDRIILQLNRYYPQILTNKEAEKFRNPKASLRVRLCDLLSHLQRSGERDCQEFYRALYIHAQPLHSRLPSRHALRPMSFLAGLGLAVGLALLLYCYPPDPKGLPGTRRVLGFSPVIIDRHVSRYLLAFLADDLGGL, from the exons ATGACAG ATCAGACCTATTGTGACCGCCTGGTGCAGGACACGCCTTTCCTGACAGGCCACGGGCGCTTGAGTGAGCAGCAGGTGGACAGGATCATCCTCCAGCTGAACCGTTACTACCCACAGATCCTTACCAACAAGGAGGCGGAAAAG TTCCGGAACCCTAAGGCATCCTTGCGTGTGCGGCTCTGTGACCTCCTGAGCCACCTGCAGCGGAGCGGTGAGCGGGACTGCCAGGAGTTCTACCGAGCCCTGTATATCCATGCCCAGCCCCTGCACAGCCGCCTGCCCAGCCGCCACGCTCTGC GACCCATGAGCTTCCTGGCTGGCCTGGGCCTTGCTGTGGGACTGGCCCTGCTCCTGTACTGCTATCCGCCAG ACCCCAAGGGCCTGCCAGGGACCCGGCGCGTCCTCGGTTTCTCGCCTGTCATCATCGACAGACATGTCAGCCGCTACCTGCTGGCCTTCCTGGCAGATGACCTAGGGGGGCTCTGA
- the CARD19 gene encoding caspase recruitment domain-containing protein 19 isoform X1 yields the protein MTDQTYCDRLVQDTPFLTGHGRLSEQQVDRIILQLNRYYPQILTNKEAEKFRNPKASLRVRLCDLLSHLQRSGERDCQEFYRALYIHAQPLHSRLPSRHALQNSDCTELDSGSQSGELSNRGPMSFLAGLGLAVGLALLLYCYPPDPKGLPGTRRVLGFSPVIIDRHVSRYLLAFLADDLGGL from the exons ATGACAG ATCAGACCTATTGTGACCGCCTGGTGCAGGACACGCCTTTCCTGACAGGCCACGGGCGCTTGAGTGAGCAGCAGGTGGACAGGATCATCCTCCAGCTGAACCGTTACTACCCACAGATCCTTACCAACAAGGAGGCGGAAAAG TTCCGGAACCCTAAGGCATCCTTGCGTGTGCGGCTCTGTGACCTCCTGAGCCACCTGCAGCGGAGCGGTGAGCGGGACTGCCAGGAGTTCTACCGAGCCCTGTATATCCATGCCCAGCCCCTGCACAGCCGCCTGCCCAGCCGCCACGCTCTGC AGAACTCAGATTGCACAGAGCTAGACTCGGGCAGCCAGAGCGGCGAGCTGAGTAACAGGG GACCCATGAGCTTCCTGGCTGGCCTGGGCCTTGCTGTGGGACTGGCCCTGCTCCTGTACTGCTATCCGCCAG ACCCCAAGGGCCTGCCAGGGACCCGGCGCGTCCTCGGTTTCTCGCCTGTCATCATCGACAGACATGTCAGCCGCTACCTGCTGGCCTTCCTGGCAGATGACCTAGGGGGGCTCTGA